The Herbiconiux sp. SALV-R1 nucleotide sequence CCTCGACGTCGCCCTCGATGTGATCGCCACCCGCGCGCTGGCTACCCCCGAGCAGCCGAGGGGCGCCGCCCTCGACCGCCTGATCGCCACCTTCTGGCACTCCGGCCGGTCCACGGTGCCCTCGCCCGAGACCGTCGACGCCGAGACGAGGCGGCGCATCCTCGCCGGCGCCGCCCACAGCGCCAACTCCGGGGGACGGAGCGATCTCGCCCTGGCCTACACCGCGATGGCCAGGAAGTACGGCGACCACGCCTCCCTGCGTCTGGAGTCGTCGCGGGCCCGCGCGGGTCTGCAAGACTTCGCGGCGGCCTTCGCCGAGCTCGCCGGCATCGACGCCGCGGGCGTCTGCACCGGCGACCTGCGGCGGGTCGTGCGCTGGTGGAGCTCTCTCACGACCTGGCTGCCCGTCGAGGGCCGGGGAGCCTCGCTCACCGGCTGGCTCGAGGCCTCGGGCATCGACGACCCGAGCATCCTGTGCGAGATCGAGGTGCAGCGGGCTGAAGCGGCGTGCCTCGCGATGGACTGGAGCACCGCGGTGGCGGTGGCGGATGCGGTGCTCGAGGTCGAGGGCGCCCACACTCTCGCACGGGTGCGCTCCGCCATCATGTCGGCGTTCGCCGACGTGCAACGAGGGCGGTTCGACGAGGGGCTCGCGAAGCTCGCGGCGGCCGACCGCGCCAACCGCGACCCGGTCACGGGGAGACCGGTGTCGCTGATGGTCGAACTCGCCCTGCTCTCGTTCGAGGGCGGCGCCGCGTTCGCCGCAGGCAGGCCGATGCCCGCGCACCCCCAGCGGCTGCGGGTGGTCACCCTGCTCGCCGCCCATCGCGACGACCGGTCGAGCCTCGCGCTGGCGGGCGTCGCCGCCGCCGTCGTGCTCGGCATCGCGCAGTCGGAGCCCGACGTCACCGACGTCGAGCTCGAGGCGGCGCTGCGGCGCCTGGACCGCATCGAGCTCGCCGTCTGGCGGCCGCTGCTGGCCTACCTGCGGGTGACGGCGCTGGCACGGAACGGGCGCACCGACGACGCCAGGGCGGCGCTCGACGAGGTCGACGACCAGCTGCTGTCGCACCATCTCATCTACCGCTACTCACGCGACACCACCGAGGCCGAGATCTCGCAGCGGCCGGTGCGAGGCGAACCCGTAGAGACCACGATCTCGCCCGACACGTACTTCCCAAGGCACCGGGGGACCGTGCGGCGCATCGGCGCCGACCGTCGGGCCCAGCCAGAATCGCAGACCGAGGCATCCGGGCCGCCACGGGCGACCGGAACCGCGACGGCCGCCGACCGCGCGGGCGGCCAGTCTGCTCCGGGCTCCGCGAGCGATGCGGCAGGGGGCGGCCCCGCGCGCGGGATCGACGCCGTGCTCACCGAACGGGAGCTCGAGGTGGCCCTGCTCGTCGCCCGGCAGCTGAGCAACAAGGAGATCGCGCACCAGCTCTACCTCTCGGTGCGCACGGTCGAGTCGCACGTCTACACCGCGCGCGGAAAGCTCGGGGCCCGCACCCGCCGCGAACTCGGCAGGATCGTCGCCGGTTCCGAGTAGGGCGGGCGCGGCGGGTGGCCGCCCGGCGGCGGGTAGACTGTGGAGGTCCTCCCCCGCCGACCGCAGGAGCAGCACGTGCCGAAGATCGTCGTCGACGTCATGCCCAAAGCAGAACTTCTCGACCCGCAGGGCAAGGCCGTCGCCGGCGCCCTCGCCCGCCTCGGCCACGAGGCCTTCACCGACGTGCGCGTCGGCAAGCGGTTCGAACTCACCGTCGAGGGCCAGGTCGACGAGCAGACCCTGAGTGCCGTGCGCGAGGTCGCCGACGAGCTGCTGTCGAACTCGGTGATCGAAGACGTGGTGAACATCACCGTCGTCGACGCGGCGGGCGAGCACAGCGCCGCCGCCGCATCCGGAGCCCTGGCGTGACCCGCGTCGGAGTCGTCACCTTCCCCGGCTCGCTCGACGACCGCGACGCGCAGCGCGCCGTGAAGTTCGCGGGCGCCGAGCCCGTCGCACTCTGGCACGGCGACCACGACCTGCAGGGCGTTGACGCCGTCGTGCTGCCGGGCGGCTTCAGCTACGGCGACTACCTGCGCTGCGGCGCCATCGCCTCGCACTCGCCACTCATGCGCGAGGTCGTCGCCGCCGCGGAGCGCGGGGTGCCGGTGCTCGGCATCTGCAACGGCTTCCAGATGCTCACCGAGGCGCACCTGCTGCCGGGCGGCCTCATCCGCAACGACCACGGCAGCTTCATCTGCCGCGACCAGGTGCTGCGGGTCGAGAACACCTCGACGGCGTGGACCAACGGATACACCGCCGGCCAGGAGATCACCATCCCGCTGAAGAACGGCGAGGGCGGCTACATCGCCTCGGCCGAGACGCTCGCGCGCCTCGAGGGCGAGGGGCTCGTGGCGTTCCGCTACGTGGGCGTGAACCCGAACGGCTCGCTCAACGACATCGCCGGCGTCACCAACGAGCGCGGCAACGTGGTGGGGCTCATGCCGCACCCCGAGCACGCCATCGAGCCCGGCTTCGGCCCCGACACCGCTGCCGCCATGCGCTCGGGCGTCGACGGGCTCACCATGTTCACGAGCGCCCTGCGGAGCCTGCTCTCCGTCTGAACGGCCGCCTGAACGGCCGCCTGGACGGCTGAACGCCTGCGTCCTTCGCCCCGCTCGCCGGGGCTCGGATGCACGGGAAAGCCCGCGCGAAGAGACACGCCCATACGCATGGTCGATGGGAGGCCCTAACCGTTCGCTGTCTCTTCGCGCGGGGGATGGTGAGGTCTAGAAGACGACGACCGTGCGGAGCACGTCGCCCGACCGCAGACGGTCGAGGGCGGCGGGCAGCTCGTCGAGCGGAACCCGCGCGCTGATGATGCCCTCGAGATCGAGCACCCCGTCGCGCCAGAGCTGGATGACGCGCGGGAAGTCACGGCGGATGTCGGTCGACCCGAAGACCGAACCCACGAGCCGGCGCTCCCCGGCGTAGAGCTCGTACGGGCTGAACGAGACCTCGGAGTCCTTCGGCCCGACACCGGCGATCACCGCGGTGCCCCCGCGCCGCACGGCGTCGTACGCGGCGCGGATCGTCGCGGCCGCACCGACGGCCTCGATCGCGTAGTCGAAACCGCCGCCCGGCTGCTCGGCAGCCACGGCGGTGAGTTCCTCGGGTGCGACCGCACGGGTGGCTCCCAGACGCACCGCGAGCTCGCGCTTGGACGCGACCGGGTCGACCGCCAGCACGGTTCCGTCGGTGGCCGCCCTCGCCGCCTGCACCGCCGAGAGGCCGACCCCGCCGCATCCGATGACGACGACGGAGGAGCCCGGCGTGACCGCGGCGGTGTTCACCACCGCGCCAACACCCGTCGACACCCCGCAGCCGACCAGGGCGCCGATCTCGAAGGGAACGTCGTCGGGCAGCGCGACGAGGTTGAACTCCGACACCAGGAGCTCCTCGGCGAAGCCGCCGCACCCCGCCTGAGCCCATACCGTCTCCTCACCGTCGCGGAAGCGCGGGAAGCGGTACTCGTCGCTGAGGTTGAAGGTGCACAACTGCGGGCGGCCCGCGACGCACTGCTCGCATGTGCCGCACTGGGGCACCCACGACACGATGACGCGGTCGCCCGGCGCGACGGTCGTCACGTCGGGCCCGACCTCGAGCACCTCCCCCGCCGACTCGTGACCGACCACGACGGGGGTCGGCAGACCGAGCCGGCCCGACACGGCCGAGAGGTCGGAGTGACAGACACCGGCGGCCCGCACGGCGACGCGTACGAAGCGGCCGGTGAGGGGTGCGAGGGTGAGGCCCTCCTTGATGACGAGCCCGTCGGCTCCGGGGTGTTCGAGAACGGCGGCGCGCATGATGATCTCCTTCGATGACGGATGAGGTGGTGCTGGGGCGAGGAACAGGGAACGGGAGAGGGAGCGGCAGACGTTCAGCGTTTCCAGGGCTCGGGGCGGGAGCCGGTGGGTGCGATCTCACCGTACGCACGGGCCCGCTCGGCGGAGGCGCCGACGATCTCGGCGACGTCGGTGTGCCCGTGTCGTTCGAGGTGCTCGCGCACTCCGGCGACGAGCCGGGTGATCGCGGCCGGTCCGTGCACCCAGACGGCGTCGACCACCTCGACGGCGCACGCACCGCTCAGCAGGAACCGCACCACGTCGTCGGCGTCGCGGGCGCCGTTGGTGCCGATCAGGGGCACGCCCACGGCAGGGTCGCGGTAGGCCTTGCTGACGGCGAAGAGACTGAGCGGAAGGCACCAGGGGCCACCGATCGCACCCCACGAACCCAGCACGGGGTCGTAGCTGTCGATGTCGGGAACGAAGCCGTTGAAGCGCCCGATCAGCGTCACGGCGTCGGCGCCGGCGCTCACGGCGCTGCGGGCCAGACCCACCACGTCGGAGGCGGTGCCCGGGAGCTTCACGATCAGGGGCTTGTCGCTCACCCGGCGAACCGCCCGCACCGTCTCGGCGACGGCGTCGCCGTCGGTGAGCTGGCGCACGGCGCCGGAGGCGGCCTCGCGGCCGTGCGGGGCGCCCACGTTGAGCTCCACCGCCTCGACCACGCTCCACAGCCGGTCGGCGATCGCGGCAGCGCCCTCCGCGCTCGCCACGGTGATGCTGCCGACGACGGCGCTGTCTCGGGCGCGGGCGTACTGCTCGGCCTCGGCGAGCATCCGCACCCAGTCGTCGAGCGTCGACTGCGCGAGGCCCGAGCGGTTGAAGAGGAAGCGGGAACGCACGGGGTCGACGGGTGCGAGACGGTCGTCGAGGTAGGCGTAGTCGGCGATGTCGAGCTGGTCGCGGGCCGCCTGCACCTCATTCACCGACTTGGCCACCACGGCCCCCGCGCCGGCGTCGACGCAAGCCGTGATGCCCGCGAGGTCCATCGTCAGCTCCGACGACCCGACCCAGACCGGGTTGGCCGTCTCGAAGCCCGCGACGGACGAGCGCAGCGACGTCATCGCGCCGCTCCGGCGACAGGCCCGGCGACGGTCCCGGAGCGGACGGCTTCGACAGCCGCCTCCGCCGCGGCGATCTGGCCGCCGGCGGCCCGTCCGAGCACGGCGAGATCGGATCCGATCACGATGTAACGGTAGCCGGATGCGGC carries:
- a CDS encoding LuxR C-terminal-related transcriptional regulator — its product is MTERLLAGESVMIAGPFGSGKSHVITAVAAELRQLGHDPVVVRGSATLRSAPYGALDVADDTRLEALRPGEAARHETPTVIVVDDAHQLDDFSLQLLTRSILHGRSVALFAVGTEPGAADSPGASGASGAPAALNDLWLEGRLHRTDLALLDPDTSEELLSEYVGSGLLDSVTRRALHVRAHGSRRLLRELAFDAATETVAGRDPLALGRELAPGSRAADVLAATVADLDDDQHRALAVIGRLRGMASATACRFIDPAIIDSLVQRGAVHVDDRPERGLYADPYLAAASTARLAPGRLDVALDVIATRALATPEQPRGAALDRLIATFWHSGRSTVPSPETVDAETRRRILAGAAHSANSGGRSDLALAYTAMARKYGDHASLRLESSRARAGLQDFAAAFAELAGIDAAGVCTGDLRRVVRWWSSLTTWLPVEGRGASLTGWLEASGIDDPSILCEIEVQRAEAACLAMDWSTAVAVADAVLEVEGAHTLARVRSAIMSAFADVQRGRFDEGLAKLAAADRANRDPVTGRPVSLMVELALLSFEGGAAFAAGRPMPAHPQRLRVVTLLAAHRDDRSSLALAGVAAAVVLGIAQSEPDVTDVELEAALRRLDRIELAVWRPLLAYLRVTALARNGRTDDARAALDEVDDQLLSHHLIYRYSRDTTEAEISQRPVRGEPVETTISPDTYFPRHRGTVRRIGADRRAQPESQTEASGPPRATGTATAADRAGGQSAPGSASDAAGGGPARGIDAVLTERELEVALLVARQLSNKEIAHQLYLSVRTVESHVYTARGKLGARTRRELGRIVAGSE
- the purS gene encoding phosphoribosylformylglycinamidine synthase subunit PurS, which translates into the protein MPKIVVDVMPKAELLDPQGKAVAGALARLGHEAFTDVRVGKRFELTVEGQVDEQTLSAVREVADELLSNSVIEDVVNITVVDAAGEHSAAAASGALA
- the purQ gene encoding phosphoribosylformylglycinamidine synthase subunit PurQ translates to MTRVGVVTFPGSLDDRDAQRAVKFAGAEPVALWHGDHDLQGVDAVVLPGGFSYGDYLRCGAIASHSPLMREVVAAAERGVPVLGICNGFQMLTEAHLLPGGLIRNDHGSFICRDQVLRVENTSTAWTNGYTAGQEITIPLKNGEGGYIASAETLARLEGEGLVAFRYVGVNPNGSLNDIAGVTNERGNVVGLMPHPEHAIEPGFGPDTAAAMRSGVDGLTMFTSALRSLLSV
- a CDS encoding alcohol dehydrogenase catalytic domain-containing protein, with amino-acid sequence MRAAVLEHPGADGLVIKEGLTLAPLTGRFVRVAVRAAGVCHSDLSAVSGRLGLPTPVVVGHESAGEVLEVGPDVTTVAPGDRVIVSWVPQCGTCEQCVAGRPQLCTFNLSDEYRFPRFRDGEETVWAQAGCGGFAEELLVSEFNLVALPDDVPFEIGALVGCGVSTGVGAVVNTAAVTPGSSVVVIGCGGVGLSAVQAARAATDGTVLAVDPVASKRELAVRLGATRAVAPEELTAVAAEQPGGGFDYAIEAVGAAATIRAAYDAVRRGGTAVIAGVGPKDSEVSFSPYELYAGERRLVGSVFGSTDIRRDFPRVIQLWRDGVLDLEGIISARVPLDELPAALDRLRSGDVLRTVVVF
- a CDS encoding dihydroorotate dehydrogenase, producing MTSLRSSVAGFETANPVWVGSSELTMDLAGITACVDAGAGAVVAKSVNEVQAARDQLDIADYAYLDDRLAPVDPVRSRFLFNRSGLAQSTLDDWVRMLAEAEQYARARDSAVVGSITVASAEGAAAIADRLWSVVEAVELNVGAPHGREAASGAVRQLTDGDAVAETVRAVRRVSDKPLIVKLPGTASDVVGLARSAVSAGADAVTLIGRFNGFVPDIDSYDPVLGSWGAIGGPWCLPLSLFAVSKAYRDPAVGVPLIGTNGARDADDVVRFLLSGACAVEVVDAVWVHGPAAITRLVAGVREHLERHGHTDVAEIVGASAERARAYGEIAPTGSRPEPWKR